One Candidatus Flexicrinis proximus DNA window includes the following coding sequences:
- a CDS encoding kinase/pyrophosphorylase: MTHTSIYIASGGVGAAADQVVRTVLAQFESLHTPITIFPLVRGIQQLEQVVADAAAHNGIVVHTLVDTELRESLIDLAHDHRVVEIDLVGALLSTLQSRLDRPPLGQPGLYRKLREHDLRRIEAIEFAVAHDDGQRIEELARAEIVLTGVSRVGKTPLSMYLSTLGWKVANIPLIDGMSPAHILFEVDHRRGRWPDDAARTACRIPAAPPKASWHAFLFVVCQARRTGRRT, translated from the coding sequence ATGACCCACACATCGATCTACATTGCATCGGGCGGGGTCGGTGCAGCAGCCGATCAGGTCGTTCGTACGGTCCTTGCCCAATTCGAGAGTCTGCATACCCCGATCACGATTTTCCCGCTGGTACGCGGTATCCAGCAGCTTGAACAGGTTGTAGCCGATGCGGCCGCGCACAACGGTATTGTCGTCCATACCTTAGTGGACACCGAATTGCGCGAGTCGCTCATTGACCTTGCTCATGACCACCGGGTCGTCGAAATCGATCTGGTCGGAGCGTTGTTGAGTACCCTCCAGAGCCGCCTTGACCGGCCGCCGCTCGGGCAACCAGGGCTTTATCGAAAACTGCGAGAGCATGACTTGCGGCGTATCGAAGCGATCGAGTTTGCCGTCGCGCATGACGATGGTCAGCGCATCGAGGAATTGGCGCGTGCTGAGATAGTGCTTACCGGGGTGTCTCGCGTGGGCAAGACGCCTCTGAGCATGTATCTCTCGACCCTGGGTTGGAAAGTGGCGAACATCCCTTTGATCGACGGTATGAGTCCAGCGCACATCCTGTTTGAAGTCGATCATCGTCGAGGTCGTTGGCCTGACGATGCAGCCCGGACAGCTTGTCGCATACCGGCAGCGCCGCCAAAAGCATCTTGGCACGCCTTCTTATTTGTCGTATGCCAAGCCCGAAGAACTGGTCGAAGAACTTGA
- a CDS encoding NAD-binding protein has product MKVLVVGGGKVGAHLAHLLVSWGHLVKLVEVRPDLALHLSEELPSDVVVRGSGTDPAILERVGVRQTDIVAAVTGSDETNLVVATLSRFEYAVPRVIVRVNNPKNVWMCTPEMGVDVALSQADLMAHLIVEEMSLGDMTTLLKLRKGQYALVEEKVHPKASAAGKAIRTLALPQECVITAIIRNGQLIIPRGETVLLAADEVLAVVHASQAERLARLLGEI; this is encoded by the coding sequence ATGAAGGTTCTTGTTGTCGGCGGCGGAAAAGTTGGCGCACATCTTGCCCACCTCCTTGTTTCATGGGGTCATCTGGTGAAGTTGGTTGAAGTGCGTCCCGACCTTGCCTTGCATCTGAGCGAGGAATTGCCTTCCGACGTGGTTGTGCGAGGCAGCGGCACTGATCCGGCTATCCTCGAGAGGGTAGGAGTGCGTCAGACCGATATTGTGGCTGCAGTGACCGGCTCCGATGAAACGAATCTCGTTGTTGCCACGCTCTCGCGCTTTGAGTATGCGGTCCCGCGTGTCATCGTTCGGGTGAACAACCCCAAAAACGTCTGGATGTGTACGCCGGAGATGGGGGTGGATGTTGCGCTCAGCCAGGCCGATCTGATGGCGCACCTGATCGTCGAAGAGATGTCACTGGGCGATATGACGACCCTGCTCAAGCTGCGAAAGGGGCAGTATGCATTGGTGGAAGAAAAAGTTCACCCAAAGGCGTCCGCCGCCGGAAAGGCAATCAGGACACTTGCACTCCCTCAGGAGTGCGTCATTACGGCGATTATTCGCAATGGACAGCTCATTATCCCACGCGGCGAGACTGTGCTGCTCGCTGCCGATGAGGTGCTGGCGGTTGTCCACGCATCGCAAGCTGAACGTCTGGCAAGATTGCTTGGTGAAATATGA
- a CDS encoding cation-transporting P-type ATPase — protein MDISVAIHTLPVKDVYSLLETRPNGLTSTEAALRLGRSGPNTIQEAAGRTIPSILIANFTHLMAILLWVGGFIALIAQMPQLAVAIWLVNLINGVFAFWQEYRAEKATEALRKLLPAYARVLRDASEQRILAEGLVPGDVIVLGEGDHVSADGRLVEAAEFQVDQSTLTGESHPLRRTNQAVLHSGVVRAELPNLVFAGTSVVSGTAKAVVFATGMSTEFGKIARLTQSLGEEESPLQKEMTRMTKVVTAVAVGVGVVLFLITVLVVRISIAESIVFALGMIVAFVPEGLLPTVTLSLAMGVQRIAKRKALIKKLSAVETLGCTSVICTDKTGTLTQNEMTVRGIWVSGSQFTVTGTGYVPEGEIRRDNRPMPSLSPELRQLLIAAGLCNNACLHPPDRETDAWTILGDPTEAALLVLARKAGIDLQDEGQRSTRIRELPFESRRKCMSTVHCRGRAEPQIAYIKGAPQEVLARCVTILCDGQEMPFSDEMRRRVIDANDQYAREGLRVLAVAEHRLPVAGLTAYTPETVESDLTFLGLVAMLDPPRPEVAAAVEQCYRAGIRIIMITGDYGLTAESIARRIGIIRGGQPSLVTGVELNSLDDAALARILAGEVIFARVAPEHKMRVVSALQAMGHIVAVTGDGVNDAPALKKADIGVAMGRAGTDVAKEAADMILMDDNFASIVSAIEEGRSVYANIRKFITYIFTSNTPEAVPFILYAFSGGRIPLALTIMQVLAIDLGTDMVPALALGVESPEPGLMDVPPRRLSDHLITPALLRRAYLWLGSVQSLAAMAAFYFLFWTSGYAGQWLDLPAAGQLYQAATAMTLGAVVTTQIGNLFAQRTDHVSILHIPFFGNRLLWFGIAVELIVVAAVIYLPPLQVIFGTAPFSPVYWLFLFAWTPSLVIVDELRKFLVRRLEYRDKV, from the coding sequence ATGGACATTTCTGTAGCGATCCACACATTACCGGTTAAAGATGTTTACAGTCTATTGGAAACCCGGCCAAATGGCCTGACTTCAACCGAGGCTGCACTGCGCCTGGGCCGCAGTGGCCCCAATACTATTCAGGAGGCGGCCGGGCGGACGATCCCGTCCATCCTGATCGCGAATTTCACACATCTGATGGCGATCCTGCTGTGGGTCGGCGGGTTCATCGCCCTGATCGCTCAAATGCCGCAGCTTGCTGTAGCGATATGGCTCGTAAATCTCATCAACGGTGTATTCGCCTTCTGGCAGGAGTATCGGGCCGAAAAAGCAACCGAGGCGCTGCGTAAACTGTTGCCTGCCTACGCACGTGTGCTGCGCGACGCCTCTGAGCAACGGATCCTCGCTGAAGGGTTGGTGCCTGGTGACGTGATCGTGCTTGGTGAGGGAGATCATGTCTCGGCCGACGGGCGTCTGGTTGAGGCCGCAGAGTTTCAGGTGGACCAATCCACCCTGACTGGTGAATCTCACCCCCTTCGCAGAACCAATCAGGCTGTCCTGCATTCCGGCGTGGTACGCGCAGAACTGCCGAATCTCGTGTTTGCCGGGACGAGTGTTGTCTCTGGCACGGCGAAGGCGGTTGTTTTCGCAACGGGGATGAGCACTGAGTTCGGCAAAATCGCTCGCCTGACTCAAAGCCTCGGTGAGGAAGAAAGCCCGCTCCAGAAAGAAATGACGCGCATGACCAAAGTTGTCACCGCGGTCGCTGTAGGCGTAGGCGTCGTCCTCTTCTTGATTACCGTACTGGTCGTTCGGATCAGCATCGCGGAGAGCATCGTCTTCGCCCTCGGCATGATCGTGGCCTTCGTGCCGGAAGGCCTGCTGCCGACAGTCACGCTGTCTCTGGCAATGGGTGTTCAGCGGATTGCGAAACGAAAGGCGCTGATCAAGAAACTGTCGGCAGTCGAGACTCTGGGGTGTACGTCTGTCATCTGTACGGACAAGACCGGAACACTCACTCAGAACGAAATGACGGTTCGCGGAATATGGGTATCAGGTAGCCAATTCACCGTGACAGGTACCGGTTATGTGCCTGAAGGCGAAATCCGCCGTGACAACCGGCCCATGCCGTCGTTGTCTCCTGAGCTTCGGCAGTTATTGATCGCGGCCGGGCTGTGCAATAACGCCTGCTTGCATCCGCCTGACCGTGAGACGGATGCCTGGACGATTCTCGGTGATCCGACTGAAGCGGCGCTCTTGGTTCTGGCCAGGAAGGCTGGCATCGATCTGCAGGACGAAGGACAGCGCAGCACGCGAATCCGGGAACTGCCGTTTGAGTCGCGCCGTAAGTGCATGAGCACAGTCCACTGCCGCGGTCGAGCAGAGCCTCAGATCGCCTATATAAAGGGCGCGCCACAGGAAGTCCTCGCCCGGTGCGTAACTATCCTGTGTGACGGGCAGGAAATGCCGTTCAGCGACGAGATGCGACGCAGGGTAATCGACGCCAATGATCAATACGCAAGAGAGGGTCTTCGCGTGTTGGCGGTTGCAGAGCACCGTCTGCCGGTTGCTGGTTTGACTGCGTATACTCCGGAGACGGTCGAGTCCGACCTCACTTTCTTAGGTCTCGTGGCGATGCTGGACCCTCCGCGTCCAGAGGTGGCGGCAGCGGTCGAGCAGTGCTATAGAGCCGGGATTCGCATCATCATGATCACAGGCGACTACGGTCTGACTGCTGAGAGTATCGCGCGGCGTATCGGTATTATCCGTGGCGGACAGCCCTCACTTGTGACCGGTGTCGAACTCAACTCGCTGGATGACGCCGCGCTGGCGCGGATACTGGCTGGAGAGGTCATTTTTGCGCGTGTGGCACCTGAACACAAGATGCGTGTAGTGAGTGCGCTCCAGGCGATGGGTCATATCGTGGCGGTGACCGGCGATGGTGTGAACGATGCTCCGGCGCTCAAGAAAGCCGACATCGGCGTGGCCATGGGCAGGGCAGGGACGGACGTGGCCAAGGAAGCCGCCGATATGATCCTGATGGACGACAACTTCGCATCGATCGTCAGCGCGATCGAAGAAGGACGCAGCGTCTATGCAAACATCAGGAAGTTCATCACCTATATCTTTACCAGCAATACCCCGGAGGCCGTTCCCTTCATCCTGTATGCCTTCAGCGGCGGGCGTATACCGCTGGCGCTCACAATCATGCAGGTTCTCGCGATTGACCTGGGCACGGATATGGTTCCCGCGTTGGCCCTGGGAGTTGAGTCTCCCGAGCCGGGGCTCATGGATGTGCCGCCGCGCAGACTCAGCGATCACCTGATCACGCCGGCATTGCTGCGCCGGGCATATCTATGGCTTGGATCGGTGCAGAGTCTGGCCGCGATGGCCGCGTTCTATTTTCTGTTCTGGACCAGCGGATACGCCGGACAATGGCTCGACTTGCCAGCTGCTGGTCAGCTCTACCAGGCCGCAACCGCCATGACCCTGGGTGCGGTAGTCACGACCCAGATTGGAAATCTCTTTGCTCAGCGAACGGACCACGTTTCGATCCTGCACATTCCGTTCTTCGGAAATCGGTTGTTGTGGTTTGGCATCGCGGTTGAGCTCATAGTCGTGGCTGCAGTGATCTACCTTCCGCCGTTACAGGTCATCTTTGGAACAGCTCCGTTTTCGCCGGTGTACTGGTTATTCCTGTTCGCATGGACTCCTTCGCTTGTGATTGTCGATGAACTGCGAAAATTCCTGGTGCGCCGGCTCGAGTACAGGGACAAGGTGTGA
- a CDS encoding NAD-binding protein: protein MKIIIVGCGRVGQGLAQAMSRKGHLVTVVDKDPKAFHALNPAPSIQCITGIGFDRDVLIQAGIERTDGLAAVTDSDEANLVTGQLARQVFHIPKVVARVYDSRQAEIYRRLGLQVIATTSWGVNRIAEILTYSSLDPVLNLGNGEVDILQSSVPLLLVGRTVNELTIPGEVSVIAITRRDSAFLPTLGTVFEAGDHVHLAVITSAMRRLSAMLQPD, encoded by the coding sequence ATGAAGATCATTATTGTTGGATGTGGTCGGGTGGGGCAGGGTCTCGCGCAGGCCATGAGTCGTAAGGGACACCTTGTCACGGTCGTCGACAAAGACCCGAAGGCATTCCATGCGCTGAATCCTGCCCCGTCAATTCAGTGCATAACCGGCATCGGCTTTGATCGCGATGTCTTGATCCAGGCGGGGATCGAGCGTACAGATGGGCTTGCGGCCGTCACAGACAGCGATGAGGCAAACCTCGTTACCGGCCAGCTTGCCCGGCAGGTATTTCATATACCAAAAGTTGTTGCCCGGGTCTATGACTCGCGCCAGGCCGAAATCTATCGCCGTCTGGGCCTCCAGGTGATCGCAACCACATCCTGGGGCGTGAACCGGATTGCAGAGATCCTGACCTACTCCTCGCTGGACCCCGTTTTGAACCTCGGAAACGGTGAGGTCGACATCCTGCAGTCGAGTGTGCCGCTGCTGCTGGTTGGCCGCACAGTGAACGAACTGACCATCCCCGGCGAAGTCTCAGTGATCGCTATCACCCGGCGGGATTCCGCGTTCCTTCCCACATTAGGGACAGTGTTTGAGGCCGGCGATCACGTTCACCTTGCCGTGATTACGAGCGCAATGCGCCGGTTGAGCGCGATGCTGCAGCCAGATTGA
- a CDS encoding kinase/pyrophosphorylase, translated as MQPGQLVAYRQRRQKHLGTPSYLSYAKPEELVEELEFADQIFRQGQFTVVDMTDIPIEESAHEIINTVTRRLG; from the coding sequence ATGCAGCCCGGACAGCTTGTCGCATACCGGCAGCGCCGCCAAAAGCATCTTGGCACGCCTTCTTATTTGTCGTATGCCAAGCCCGAAGAACTGGTCGAAGAACTTGAATTCGCCGATCAGATTTTTCGGCAAGGGCAGTTCACGGTCGTTGACATGACGGACATCCCCATTGAGGAAAGCGCGCACGAGATCATCAACACGGTTACGCGGAGGCTGGGATGA